From Campylobacter concisus, a single genomic window includes:
- a CDS encoding glycerate kinase, which produces MRILVAIDSLKGSLSSLEAGLAVKEGLEEIGCEVVVKPIADGGEGSVEAMADALGAKFIDTIVKNPLGTEILARYALKDDLAILEMSSASGLTLINPDERNPLKTSTFGFGQMIKDAIAKGARKFIIGIGGSATNDAGTGMLSALGFKFYDKDGALLEGKGENLAKIYEFTDEEALKELKDCEFLIACDVDNPLYGMNGAAHVYAPQKGANGRMVKELDDGLKHFATLVKEKTNSKFHTQKGAGAAGGLGFAFVAFLGAKLRPGIEIITQTIALEDEIKKADLVITGEGRMDFQSSMGKTPTGVAKLAKKYHKPVIAFAGSVQKCAKDCHKNGIDAYFCILNEPVSLEEAMRKDVAIRNLKMTAEQVIRLYMLNYKA; this is translated from the coding sequence ATGAGAATTTTAGTTGCGATTGATTCATTAAAAGGCTCGCTTAGCTCGCTTGAGGCGGGCCTTGCTGTAAAAGAAGGACTAGAAGAGATTGGCTGCGAGGTCGTTGTCAAGCCTATCGCAGATGGTGGCGAGGGTAGTGTAGAGGCGATGGCTGATGCACTTGGTGCGAAATTTATAGATACAATAGTTAAAAATCCACTTGGTACTGAAATACTAGCCAGATACGCCCTAAAAGATGACCTTGCTATACTTGAAATGTCAAGTGCTTCTGGCCTTACACTCATAAATCCAGACGAGAGAAATCCACTAAAAACTAGCACATTTGGCTTTGGGCAAATGATAAAAGATGCCATTGCTAAAGGTGCTAGAAAATTTATCATTGGCATCGGTGGAAGTGCGACGAATGACGCTGGTACAGGCATGCTTAGCGCACTTGGCTTTAAATTTTATGATAAAGATGGCGCTTTACTTGAAGGAAAAGGCGAAAATTTAGCCAAAATTTATGAGTTTACAGACGAAGAGGCGCTAAAAGAGCTAAAGGATTGCGAATTTTTAATCGCCTGCGATGTAGACAATCCTCTTTATGGCATGAATGGAGCAGCTCACGTTTATGCCCCTCAAAAGGGTGCAAATGGCCGTATGGTAAAAGAGCTTGATGATGGGTTAAAACACTTTGCAACTCTTGTAAAGGAAAAGACTAATAGCAAATTTCACACACAAAAAGGCGCTGGCGCAGCTGGCGGACTTGGCTTTGCATTCGTGGCATTTTTAGGAGCGAAACTTCGCCCAGGTATTGAGATCATTACGCAGACTATTGCACTTGAAGATGAGATCAAAAAGGCTGATCTAGTCATCACTGGTGAAGGCCGTATGGATTTTCAAAGCTCAATGGGCAAGACACCAACTGGGGTTGCAAAACTAGCAAAAAAGTATCATAAGCCAGTGATCGCATTTGCTGGAAGCGTACAAAAATGCGCCAAAGATTGCCACAAAAATGGGATTGATGCCTATTTTTGTATATTAAATGAGCCAGTGAGTCTTGAAGAAGCTATGAGAAAAGATGTCGCGATTAGAAATTTAAAGATGACAGCAGAGCAAGTCATTCGCCTTTATATGCTAAACTACAAAGCATAA
- a CDS encoding chemotaxis protein yields MQQTLNSRRSFIAAAGLFFATTALKAAPKDFSGSNVRYGMAIDLTRCVGCQSCTMSCMLENDVQPGAFRTIVSEYEARDKSGKMAVIASLPRLCNHCNNPACISVCPTGASHQRSNGIVKIDTKECIGCALCVEACPYHARYLSLHTYKADKCTFCDHRLRAGLQPACVESCVGGSRIIGDLNDPNSNIRKFLATHETMVIDSPKNTNPQVFYHGVSEILAKNNKKLELDNGYKKVISWSEEIAQ; encoded by the coding sequence ATGCAACAGACCTTAAATTCTCGTCGCAGCTTCATTGCAGCTGCAGGATTATTTTTTGCTACGACCGCACTAAAGGCCGCACCAAAGGACTTTAGCGGTAGTAATGTTCGCTACGGCATGGCGATAGATCTAACAAGATGTGTTGGATGTCAGTCATGTACTATGAGCTGTATGTTAGAAAACGACGTTCAGCCAGGCGCTTTTAGAACCATTGTTTCCGAGTACGAGGCAAGAGATAAGAGCGGTAAAATGGCAGTCATTGCGTCACTTCCAAGACTTTGCAACCATTGCAACAATCCAGCCTGTATTAGTGTTTGTCCAACTGGTGCTAGCCATCAAAGAAGTAATGGCATAGTAAAGATTGATACAAAAGAGTGCATAGGCTGTGCGCTTTGCGTAGAGGCCTGTCCATATCACGCAAGATATCTTAGTCTGCATACCTACAAGGCCGATAAATGTACTTTTTGTGACCACAGACTAAGAGCAGGGCTTCAGCCAGCATGTGTAGAGAGCTGTGTGGGCGGTAGCCGTATAATAGGCGATCTTAATGATCCTAACTCAAATATTAGAAAATTTCTAGCCACACATGAGACTATGGTTATAGATAGCCCTAAAAATACAAATCCACAGGTATTCTACCACGGCGTTAGCGAAATTTTAGCTAAAAACAATAAGAAACTCGAGCTTGATAATGGATATAAAAAGGTTATCAGCTGGAGCGAAGAGATAGCGCAGTAA
- a CDS encoding integrase: MKYPLDCKDNFENSFIFWLTRYVKFKLSSLSNKELRDPKALASVNYALSREVKNIDQLDGLVKSARNAGLTGINTYFNPLKKIYETMKFYELSSLKQIDEELLSEILASTTGGLSDASKKNYRISVINFFAFLDKQNEEDGKAHVFDINLKNWGGVSGNKGQKLPEFMGEDEVKKFLDAIEESDFKQNSNRNKLIIKTIIFTGIRVSEALNLKRKDITEDGDLFIIRIRGKGNKYRIVMIKRHLIEAHLNAIAINYINKEGYLFINKKGTRLTQAYVSRIVEQILFKAGIRKEKNGAHMLRHTFATMLYKKQKDLVLVQEALGHASLNTSRIYTHFDSDKLKLAAKVAEDLAN; the protein is encoded by the coding sequence TTGAAATATCCACTTGATTGCAAAGATAATTTTGAAAACTCATTCATATTTTGGCTCACCCGCTACGTCAAATTTAAGCTAAGCTCACTTTCAAATAAAGAGCTTAGGGATCCAAAGGCACTTGCAAGTGTGAATTACGCTCTAAGCCGCGAGGTAAAGAACATTGATCAGCTTGATGGCTTGGTAAAAAGTGCGAGAAATGCAGGGCTTACTGGCATAAATACCTACTTTAATCCACTTAAAAAAATATATGAAACGATGAAATTTTACGAGCTTAGCAGCCTAAAGCAGATCGATGAAGAGCTGTTAAGCGAAATACTAGCTAGCACGACTGGCGGACTAAGCGATGCTAGTAAGAAAAATTACCGCATCTCAGTGATAAATTTCTTTGCGTTTTTAGACAAACAAAATGAAGAGGATGGCAAGGCTCATGTTTTTGATATAAATTTAAAAAACTGGGGCGGAGTGAGTGGCAACAAAGGGCAAAAGTTACCTGAGTTTATGGGCGAAGATGAGGTCAAAAAATTTCTTGATGCGATCGAGGAGAGTGATTTTAAGCAAAACTCAAATCGCAATAAGCTCATAATAAAAACGATAATTTTTACTGGCATTCGTGTGAGCGAGGCTCTAAATTTAAAGCGAAAAGACATCACTGAAGATGGCGATCTTTTTATCATTAGGATCCGGGGCAAAGGCAACAAATACCGCATCGTTATGATAAAACGACACTTAATAGAAGCTCATCTAAACGCGATTGCAATAAACTACATCAACAAAGAGGGCTATCTTTTCATCAATAAAAAAGGCACCAGACTGACGCAAGCCTATGTAAGTCGCATAGTGGAGCAGATCCTTTTTAAGGCTGGTATTAGAAAAGAGAAAAATGGTGCTCACATGCTGCGCCACACCTTTGCAACGATGCTTTACAAAAAGCAAAAGGACCTTGTTTTGGTGCAAGAAGCTCTAGGTCATGCAAGCTTAAATACCTCGCGAATTTACACACACTTTGATAGTGACAAGCTAAAACTCGCTGCAAAAGTAGCTGAGGATCTAGCGAATTAG
- a CDS encoding AMIN domain-containing protein has product MKKIWLVLSIFATSIFARENPFMPISELNTSVMTTNIIEKFDRFDSLSFKFPSDAALLLDVTIRYRANDGTIKEKRLADINKTIDYSDEFALNKVKNPEPVVAKKLDVSVTMANMPSQKLSTPVIIEKNETKISNKDRNKTSDMPTPNVVVIDLSTDKAKETNIKPEQKVVEIKIEPSAKPVDSVKNGKDVKFLGFISFLANNKELKIATKTKNLKHFTYEKNKIVLDFARPPRSFKTKSLKLENEHFKNVIIGWHDRYFRVVLELDKMHKYKLEAVENGYLLKLL; this is encoded by the coding sequence ATGAAAAAAATTTGGTTAGTTTTATCTATATTTGCAACAAGCATCTTTGCTAGAGAGAACCCATTTATGCCTATTAGCGAGCTAAATACAAGCGTTATGACAACAAATATCATAGAAAAATTTGATAGATTTGATTCTCTTTCGTTTAAATTTCCAAGCGATGCGGCACTTTTACTAGATGTCACCATAAGATATAGAGCAAATGATGGCACCATAAAGGAAAAAAGACTAGCTGATATAAATAAAACTATCGATTACAGCGATGAATTTGCTTTAAATAAGGTAAAAAATCCAGAACCAGTTGTGGCAAAAAAGCTAGATGTTTCGGTCACAATGGCAAATATGCCTAGCCAAAAATTAAGCACTCCTGTGATAATAGAAAAAAATGAAACTAAAATTTCAAATAAAGATAGAAATAAAACTTCAGATATGCCAACTCCAAATGTTGTAGTGATCGATCTTAGCACAGATAAAGCAAAAGAAACTAACATAAAACCTGAACAAAAGGTGGTCGAGATAAAGATTGAGCCTAGTGCAAAACCCGTTGATAGTGTCAAAAATGGAAAAGATGTTAAATTTCTAGGTTTTATAAGCTTTCTAGCCAACAACAAAGAGCTAAAAATCGCTACAAAAACTAAAAATTTAAAGCATTTTACTTATGAGAAAAATAAGATCGTTCTTGACTTTGCAAGGCCGCCAAGAAGCTTTAAAACCAAGAGCTTAAAACTTGAAAATGAACATTTTAAGAATGTGATCATAGGCTGGCATGATAGATATTTCAGAGTGGTTTTAGAGCTTGATAAGATGCATAAATATAAGCTTGAAGCCGTTGAAAATGGATATTTGCTTAAGCTTTTATAG
- a CDS encoding septum formation initiator, whose product MSEILDEYGNTDGIFHKIVKYIRPTLRYVIATICVAMFAFYVGNMMFGKRSLDVMLSLQSKKERLSEDVEILKKMNARLQKDYFELQGLEPDFNKK is encoded by the coding sequence TTGAGCGAAATTTTAGACGAATATGGCAACACTGATGGCATATTTCATAAAATTGTAAAATATATTAGACCAACATTACGTTATGTCATAGCCACAATTTGTGTGGCTATGTTTGCCTTTTATGTGGGTAATATGATGTTTGGCAAACGCTCACTTGATGTTATGCTAAGCCTTCAAAGTAAAAAAGAGAGGCTTAGCGAAGACGTGGAAATTTTAAAAAAAATGAACGCGCGTCTACAAAAAGACTATTTTGAATTGCAAGGCCTTGAGCCAGACTTTAATAAAAAGTAG
- the eno gene encoding phosphopyruvate hydratase (catalyzes the formation of phosphoenolpyruvate from 2-phospho-D-glycerate in glycolysis), with translation MVFIEDVEAHEVLDSRGNPTVRATVRLSDGTEASAIVPSGASTGKREALELRDKDERYAGKGVLKAVSNVNEKIAEAIIGLDAYNQKAVDEEMLELDGTHNYSNLGANAVLGVSMAVARAAAKSLNIPLYRYLGGANASILPVPMFNIINGGAHANNSVDFQEFMIMPFGFSTFSEALRAATEIYHKLKSILNAAGHSTAVGDEGGFAPNLKDNEEPLKLISQAVKGAGYELGSQIKLALDVASSELYKDGKYELEGKKFSSDELISYYEKLCEKYPIFSIEDGLSEDDWSGWAELTKRLGSKVQLVGDDLFVTNEKILREGIEKKIANAILIKPNQIGSVTQTMQTVRLAQRNGYRCVMSHRSGESEDAFIADFAVALNTGEIKTGATSRSERNAKYNRLLEIELEAGEFLGDNI, from the coding sequence ATGGTATTTATTGAAGATGTAGAAGCTCACGAGGTTTTAGACAGCAGAGGCAACCCAACAGTTCGTGCGACAGTTAGACTAAGTGATGGAACCGAGGCAAGTGCGATCGTACCAAGTGGCGCAAGCACAGGCAAGCGTGAGGCGCTGGAGCTTCGTGATAAAGACGAAAGATACGCTGGCAAGGGCGTTTTAAAAGCTGTTTCAAATGTAAATGAAAAGATCGCAGAGGCTATCATCGGCCTTGACGCTTACAACCAAAAAGCAGTCGATGAAGAGATGCTTGAGCTTGATGGCACACACAACTACTCAAATTTAGGCGCAAACGCAGTCCTTGGCGTATCTATGGCAGTAGCTCGCGCAGCTGCAAAGAGCCTAAATATCCCGCTTTATCGCTACCTTGGCGGTGCAAACGCTAGCATCTTGCCAGTGCCGATGTTCAACATCATAAACGGCGGCGCACACGCAAACAACAGTGTCGATTTTCAAGAATTTATGATCATGCCATTTGGCTTTAGCACATTTAGCGAGGCGCTAAGAGCTGCAACTGAAATTTACCACAAGCTAAAATCTATCCTAAACGCAGCTGGCCACAGCACGGCTGTCGGTGACGAGGGCGGCTTTGCTCCAAATTTAAAAGACAACGAAGAGCCATTAAAGCTTATCTCACAGGCTGTAAAAGGGGCTGGGTATGAGCTAGGCAGCCAGATAAAACTTGCCCTTGACGTTGCTTCAAGCGAGCTTTATAAAGATGGCAAATACGAGCTTGAGGGCAAGAAATTTAGTAGCGATGAGCTCATTAGCTACTACGAAAAACTTTGTGAAAAATATCCGATATTTTCTATCGAAGATGGCCTTAGCGAGGACGACTGGAGCGGCTGGGCTGAACTTACAAAAAGGCTTGGAAGCAAAGTGCAGCTAGTTGGCGACGATCTTTTTGTCACAAATGAGAAAATTTTGCGCGAAGGCATCGAGAAAAAGATCGCAAATGCGATCCTTATCAAGCCAAATCAAATAGGTTCGGTTACACAAACTATGCAAACTGTCCGCCTTGCTCAAAGAAACGGCTACCGCTGCGTCATGAGCCACAGAAGCGGCGAGAGCGAAGATGCGTTTATCGCTGACTTCGCAGTTGCTCTAAACACTGGCGAGATAAAGACAGGTGCAACTTCAAGAAGCGAACGTAATGCAAAATATAATCGCTTGCTTGAGATCGAGCTTGAGGCTGGAGAGTTTTTGGGGGATAATATTTGA
- a CDS encoding DNA recombination/repair protein RecA, with translation MAKEKDSDKKIAIPESEADKKKALELALKQIDKAFGKGTLLRLGDKEVEAIESIPTGSLGLDLALGIGGVPKGRIIEIYGPESSGKTTLTLHIIAEAQKAGGICAFVDAEHALDVKYASNLGVNTDNLYVSQPDFGEQALEIVETLARSGAVDLIVVDSVAALTPKSEIDGDMGDQHVGLQARLMSQALRKLTGILSKMKTTVIFINQIRMKIGMMGYGTPETTTGGNALKFYSSVRIDVRKIATLKQNDEPIGNRTKAKVVKNKVAPPFKVAEFDIMFGEGVSKEGEIIDYGVKLDIIDKSGAWFSYKAEKLGQGRENAKAYLKEHPEISDEIVAAIKGSMGIDHLISSGAKDEDDDTNEAGDE, from the coding sequence ATGGCAAAAGAAAAAGATAGTGACAAAAAGATAGCTATCCCAGAGAGCGAAGCAGACAAGAAAAAGGCGCTTGAGCTTGCGCTAAAGCAGATTGATAAAGCTTTTGGCAAAGGCACGCTTTTAAGACTTGGCGATAAAGAGGTTGAGGCTATCGAGTCTATACCGACTGGCTCGCTAGGACTTGACCTAGCTCTTGGCATAGGCGGCGTTCCAAAAGGCAGGATCATCGAGATCTATGGACCAGAAAGCTCAGGTAAAACCACTCTTACACTTCACATCATCGCTGAAGCGCAAAAAGCTGGCGGAATTTGTGCGTTTGTCGACGCAGAGCACGCACTAGACGTAAAATACGCTTCAAATTTAGGCGTAAATACCGACAACCTTTACGTCTCTCAACCAGACTTTGGCGAGCAAGCACTTGAGATCGTTGAAACGCTCGCAAGAAGCGGCGCAGTCGATCTTATCGTAGTTGATAGCGTCGCCGCACTTACTCCAAAGAGCGAGATAGACGGCGATATGGGCGATCAGCACGTTGGTCTGCAAGCTAGACTTATGAGCCAGGCGCTTAGAAAGTTAACTGGAATTTTAAGCAAGATGAAAACAACTGTTATCTTCATCAACCAAATTCGTATGAAGATCGGTATGATGGGATATGGCACGCCAGAGACTACAACTGGCGGTAATGCACTTAAATTTTACTCATCTGTAAGAATAGACGTAAGAAAGATAGCTACACTTAAACAAAACGACGAGCCTATCGGCAACCGGACAAAAGCAAAAGTGGTTAAAAACAAGGTCGCGCCTCCATTTAAAGTGGCTGAATTTGACATTATGTTTGGCGAGGGTGTGAGCAAAGAGGGCGAGATCATCGACTATGGCGTAAAACTCGACATCATTGACAAATCAGGTGCGTGGTTTAGCTACAAGGCCGAAAAACTAGGTCAAGGCAGAGAAAACGCCAAAGCCTACCTAAAAGAGCATCCAGAAATTTCTGATGAAATAGTAGCGGCGATAAAAGGCTCAATGGGGATCGATCACCTAATAAGCAGCGGCGCAAAAGATGAAGACGACGACACAAACGAAGCAGGAGATGAATAA
- a CDS encoding addiction module antitoxin, giving the protein MSEFLIEVFTLSFLFMIIGLYAVYRAKKAQSEYEKNVADYDKNLLNFAKILGVKDRIDLVKFDEILVQALKEKLIFKFNKSTTKEEFISFIKDENFKTKPQISQNHIDEAFLNICASSLVEPLNLAILKNEDQIYGFLFEKEHLFALIDSAVLLGENIIICE; this is encoded by the coding sequence ATGAGTGAGTTTTTAATAGAAGTTTTTACCCTTTCATTTTTGTTTATGATTATTGGTCTTTACGCTGTTTATAGGGCTAAAAAGGCGCAAAGCGAGTATGAGAAAAATGTGGCTGATTATGATAAAAATTTACTAAATTTTGCCAAAATTTTAGGTGTAAAAGATCGCATAGACTTAGTTAAATTTGATGAAATTTTAGTTCAGGCCTTAAAAGAAAAACTAATTTTTAAATTTAATAAATCTACTACCAAAGAGGAATTTATCTCTTTTATAAAAGATGAGAATTTTAAAACCAAACCCCAAATTTCACAAAATCATATCGATGAAGCTTTTTTAAACATTTGCGCAAGCTCGCTAGTAGAGCCGCTAAATCTTGCGATACTAAAAAATGAAGATCAAATTTATGGATTTTTGTTTGAAAAAGAGCACCTTTTTGCTCTCATAGATAGCGCTGTGCTGCTTGGCGAAAATATTATAATTTGCGAGTAA
- the murB gene encoding UDP-N-acetylenolpyruvoylglucosamine reductase (catalyzes the reduction of UDP-N-acetylglucosamine enolpyruvate to form UDP-N-acetylmuramate in peptidoglycan biosynthesis): MTRLVDFSKFTSVRIGGVHEVFEVNSLDDLNSPEFLGAVMIGGGNNLLISPNPPKIAMLGKSFDYINLERLGDKIYLEIGAATKSAKIYNFCKQNNMAHLEFLKNIPGTLGGLIKMNAGLLKFSISDSLTHVRLARGWASKDEINFSYRHSGIDEAILGAKFELHSGFDASISDAISAKRANQPKGASFGSCFVNPEGHFAGVLLEAVGLKGYVIGGAKFSEEHANFLINFNHASFEDAISLINLAKVRVLEKFGVELKTEVCIL; the protein is encoded by the coding sequence GTGACGAGGCTTGTTGATTTTTCTAAATTTACCTCGGTTAGGATAGGTGGCGTGCATGAAGTTTTTGAGGTTAATAGTCTTGATGATCTAAATTCGCCTGAATTCTTGGGTGCTGTGATGATAGGTGGAGGTAACAACCTACTTATCTCGCCAAATCCCCCAAAAATAGCGATGCTTGGCAAGAGTTTTGACTATATAAATTTAGAACGCTTAGGTGATAAAATTTACCTTGAGATAGGTGCTGCAACAAAATCGGCTAAAATTTATAACTTCTGCAAGCAAAACAACATGGCTCACCTTGAGTTTTTAAAAAATATCCCAGGCACACTTGGCGGACTTATAAAAATGAACGCTGGGCTGCTTAAATTTAGCATAAGCGACAGCCTCACGCATGTGCGTCTGGCTCGTGGCTGGGCGAGCAAGGATGAGATAAATTTTAGCTACCGCCACAGCGGCATAGATGAGGCCATTTTGGGAGCTAAATTTGAGCTTCACAGCGGTTTTGACGCAAGCATTTCTGATGCCATAAGCGCAAAAAGGGCAAATCAACCAAAAGGGGCTAGCTTTGGCAGCTGCTTTGTAAATCCTGAAGGGCACTTTGCAGGGGTGTTGCTCGAGGCGGTTGGACTAAAGGGATACGTGATCGGCGGAGCGAAATTTAGCGAAGAGCATGCGAATTTCTTGATAAATTTTAACCACGCAAGCTTTGAGGACGCCATTAGCCTTATAAATTTGGCAAAGGTTAGAGTTTTAGAGAAATTTGGCGTAGAGCTTAAGACCGAAGTTTGCATTTTGTAA
- a CDS encoding flagellar biosynthetic protein FliQ, whose protein sequence is MQSTLVSLGVETFKIALYISLPMLLSGLIAGLIISIFQATTQINETTLSFVPKILLVVVVIIFLMPWMISMMVEFTTRMFEFIPEFIQ, encoded by the coding sequence ATGCAAAGTACGCTTGTCTCGCTTGGAGTTGAAACCTTTAAGATCGCCCTTTATATCAGCCTTCCGATGCTGCTAAGCGGACTAATAGCTGGTCTTATCATCTCCATTTTTCAAGCGACCACGCAGATAAATGAAACCACACTAAGCTTTGTGCCAAAAATTTTGCTAGTCGTCGTTGTTATCATATTTTTGATGCCATGGATGATCTCGATGATGGTTGAATTTACCACTCGTATGTTTGAGTTTATACCGGAATTTATCCAGTGA
- a CDS encoding S-ribosylhomocysteine lyase, translated as MYAAVKFGWVSSKNLAFTSKALDIETLNEEALKGTYEATAISFALYPKICDEFALLRCAVSFGNGYGPKLIKLKGKQLKRNFKVALSGKNTTNALLFRIAYPEARIIYKNFLEIENAVLSGEVDAGVLIHESILNFSDQLCVEREIWDIWSELNGENLPLPLGGMALRRSLPITDAIECERVLSEAVRIATSHKPFLSHMLMERNLIRVGKDELKTYLNLYANDESISMNETQLKALNKLYQIGYEKGFFEKPIDVNDYLIPTGYNEVRFS; from the coding sequence ATGTATGCTGCAGTCAAATTTGGCTGGGTTAGTAGTAAAAATTTAGCCTTTACATCGAAGGCGCTTGATATCGAGACCCTAAACGAAGAGGCGCTAAAAGGCACTTATGAAGCCACGGCGATCAGCTTTGCTTTGTATCCAAAAATCTGCGATGAATTTGCACTTTTGCGCTGTGCGGTGAGCTTTGGCAATGGCTATGGCCCAAAGCTTATCAAGCTAAAAGGTAAGCAGCTAAAGCGAAATTTTAAGGTCGCACTCTCTGGCAAAAACACAACAAATGCTTTACTTTTTCGTATCGCCTATCCAGAAGCGAGAATTATTTATAAAAATTTCTTAGAGATAGAAAATGCTGTACTTAGCGGCGAAGTCGATGCTGGCGTACTCATACATGAAAGTATATTAAATTTCTCCGACCAGCTCTGCGTAGAGCGTGAAATTTGGGATATCTGGAGTGAACTAAACGGTGAAAATTTACCGCTCCCACTTGGCGGCATGGCACTTAGACGAAGTCTGCCCATAACCGACGCGATCGAGTGCGAGAGAGTGCTTAGCGAAGCCGTTAGGATCGCCACTTCGCACAAGCCATTTTTGTCTCACATGCTAATGGAGCGAAATCTCATCAGGGTTGGCAAAGATGAGCTAAAAACATATCTAAATTTATATGCAAATGATGAGTCTATAAGCATGAACGAAACTCAGTTAAAAGCGCTAAATAAGCTCTACCAAATAGGCTACGAAAAAGGCTTTTTTGAAAAGCCAATCGACGTAAACGACTACCTCATCCCGACTGGATATAACGAAGTAAGGTTTAGCTGA
- a CDS encoding chemotaxis protein produces the protein MKFIKILMLVLLLLTACTAANYANAFEKVGILEDGVYRFSKNGLGANKNLLVKVISVQNAEIPHKKIISMLNIPKKSKINDFKTNDTGVIVWPFYEFEGKFITTIIVENIKKEDSDQKLLKMLELKHPFYSTLLARRKVAKDAIDVKYVLNFKEARLVKSFKNRP, from the coding sequence ATGAAATTTATAAAAATTTTAATGCTTGTGTTACTTTTGCTGACTGCTTGCACTGCCGCAAACTACGCTAATGCCTTTGAAAAGGTTGGCATCCTTGAAGACGGAGTTTATCGTTTTAGCAAAAATGGACTTGGAGCGAACAAAAATCTGCTTGTAAAGGTGATCTCGGTGCAAAACGCAGAAATTCCTCATAAAAAGATCATCTCCATGCTAAATATCCCAAAAAAGTCTAAAATAAATGACTTTAAAACAAACGATACTGGCGTGATAGTCTGGCCATTTTACGAGTTTGAGGGCAAATTTATAACGACAATAATCGTTGAAAATATAAAAAAAGAAGATAGCGATCAAAAACTACTTAAGATGCTAGAGCTTAAGCATCCGTTTTACTCAACGCTACTAGCACGAAGAAAAGTTGCTAAAGACGCCATAGACGTGAAATACGTGCTAAATTTCAAAGAGGCAAGGCTAGTAAAATCGTTTAAAAACCGCCCTTAA